AAATCCACATTGTGATGTGAGTTCAGTTTACTAATTAAATACAAGTATGAGTATAATAGATGCATATTCTTGGATACAATACATTATATTctataattaaatttcaaacaCATCGTTGTATTGATCAAAGTACAAATAATCACTAAAAAGAagtacataaatataaatacgAGATTCAAGCGATATCCCagtaataatgataatgatatcATTTGTAGTGCCACACCGCTACCTACATTTAGTTCAAACCCCACTTTTCCCTCCATTACTATCTATTAATATAATGAATGTAAAGTACGGTTCTATTTAGAAACATAGCAATCTCTAGGCCAATCTAAAGTAGCCACCCACTTCGGCTAATTAAAACCCACCATCAAATCCGAACACCAAGCCCAATAAGACCTCCTGTATCTTGGAGTCCACATGACTAACTGCATGCCAAAAATCATAGTCCCATTGTCTCTGTCCTTCCTTATGTCCTCCAACACCCAATCCTGCACCTCCCTTTGATCTCCTTCCAAACCCTCTATGGAAAATTTGACACTCATGGTCATGCGACCAATAATTTCCGACTCGTCTTGTACTATATTTGTAGAGTTAACGGCCAGTATGTGGCCCTTGTATGACACAAAACTTTCAATATATTCGAATGTCATTTAGGCCACGTAAACTAGGTATGTGGAGCTTGGGTTCGAGTCATATACGCATACACGAATGGTGAATTTGGCTACCCATTCAGCAACCAATCGTGAATCTAAAGTTTGAAACTTGGAAATAGAGAAATCGTGAAGGGTGAAATTAGGGAGTGATCATTATCCCTTGAAAGTATGAACCATGTGAGTAAACatagaaacaatattattaagaGTGTCACATTTAACATACATAACCAAGAAAACTCTTCTTTGGGGATCCTATTTGGACTTGTGGACCCGTTAGATTGTGGTGGTGGGTTAGAAGAGTTGGAGTTGGAGGCCATGGTTAAAACTTCGAGGAATTAATGGCACGTGAAGGTTTTCTAAAGTTTTTAGAGAATGACACTGAAACATGAAGAACAAGGGAGAGAGAAGCAACAAGAAGGCTAGaacagagagagaaatgtgTAATTAAATTAGCGATTTCACATcataccaaaatatttaaaaataattatatatagattgtGTGGTTGGTCCATGGGTGAGTTGGTCATTGCTAATTAAGGGATGCTGTaaaattgttattatattttgttatgtCTGCATTAATACTCTAATGAGAATTAGAATTAGAATgatatttatatacaaaatcaAGCCTAACGTAAAGTTCTAAACCAACTCTATAGCAGATATAATAACAGAAACTAAACCAACTCTAATGACTAGCAAAGCAACGGCCATAATCTCTACACTGTAGACAAAATAGCGTCATGAAAAGACAACAAACCCATTTATAGGAATAAATTAAGTTTAAATACAAACTTGTTTGGAAAAAATCCCTCCAAACCACTAGACGACAACATAAAAAAAGTTACATATGTCCTAGACATGTAAGATGCACATAACATGACCAACATTATAAGCTAGTTGCTTGGAGGAATGGTGCTTCAGTTGTCCACAAAATTGGAATTCTTTATACAATTGCATTGATGCTTTGTCAAGGCGACTCCATGTATAAGTTAGGGTAGTCACAAGACCACCctgacttgcaaaaaaatgtgtgtgcatgcgtgtgtgcatgtgcatgtgtgtgtgtgtatatatatgaaaaaaagaattatatactAAACTAACCTATTTTAATCatcctaataaaaatgttgaacactTTGCTTTGAGAAACACAAGAATTTGAGtttaacaaatattatcataatGTCTACattaacaatattttcacaacaaattttatgtggtaAGTTATTACAAATTCTAATCTGGACATAATACTGACATCACTTTTTACCCACAAATAACAACTTGTtccatatttttgttgaataatgtAAACATATGTAGCATTActtcaaaaataattatgctccctcaaacataatccttaaccccttaaacaaaaacaacaaagcttaaataacaacaataaaaattaacccaaataacaacaaaaataacccaAACAATAACAAGTGAAAAATTTATTCAACAAAAGgcttatttaaaaataagaatccctaattatttaaatttgtaacTCATTCAACctattgtataaaaataagccctaattttatttttcattaaaaaaaggtACCAAGAGAAATATTGTAGTCATGAGTTCTTCTTAGTGGTGCCGGTAGTTATGCTCTCTTTAGATTTGTAGCTGCAATAACTTTTCTTTCCATAGCGACTTGACTCGTATTTGTAGCAGATATCAtcttttttatctctctctctctctctctctctctctctctctctctctctctctctctctctctctctctctctctctccattgtttttcttttctattagcatatcaaactctctctcattttattaCTCTCATCTTAACATCCTTAATTCTCATTCTATCtcttatcaaaatataaatatatatatatatatatatatttctctttattagtagaaagaaaatgttatatttcatgattttgcatgtgtgtgtgtgtgttttttttttttgttttttttgggtgacattgatatatttaatttatctttttattatattttatataatttaagttttttggtaaccaccttaaaaaaaatatttatagaacCACCACTGTATGTAAACGAAATGAggccaaaatagaaaaaagcaAAGGCCATAACCAAGATAGCAACAATGAgtacaaaaaacaataaaacacaATGAATTCTGCAATGGATCATGACCAGACCTTGGCAGTATCATTTTAGCGATTTATATAAGAAGATTGAATATGATAATTTTTGCATATTTGAAAATTGCAAATCTGTAATGGTAGGAAGAGAGGAGGCCAgatgttttagaaagtagaATATCTGAGGAAAAGGCAGCGGTAGGAAGGGAGTGAATTTCATACCGTACCGGCCAATACCGCCAGTATTTGTTGTTACAGTGGCTTGGCTGGTACAAAAACACTGTAATTTCGTACCGGTTCAAATACCAGTCATACCGGAATTGTTTCCTCCATACCGAGATAAATACTGGAACCTGGCCGGTTAATGTATACTGGACCGGTACCAAAGTTACAAACCAGAAACATTCTCTTAATGTCACACTGGTACTACGATATTGATTGGCGATGAGCAATTGCACCGACAATTCGTTGGGCTATGAAACAAGATTGAGAGCCTAAAACTGAGActgagagagaaaaatagttTTGAGATCTGAAAATGAgaactttgagagagagagagagagactcagaaaacttaaaaagttgGGTTGGGAGAAGTGAAACAGTAAAAACAGGctgtcatttttttgggttttatcaCCCTCTTTgactaattagttttttataatgtatttaATACCATTTTACTAATCAAGGCAAATCCCCACATCACTTCTAAGAGCATCTCCGGCAGgctcttcaaatttttgtactatttggagtgtgaacaaattattttaccTTTTGCCTTCCTACTTTTTCatatacactttccaacagattctctatcattttctctatcctatttaaatattatttcttcattctttctttaatatttctttttcaatcttcTTTCATTCATCTAATTTTAATGAGAAGCGCTACGTCCttaatattttacaatattttcataataaatcatatgtggtaagttattacttattttaatttgaacacatcacttaaatattttatttttaatcaatattAGCTAGTAACAACCCACtgcttaagatttattgtgaaagtattgtgaaaatattgtagtggcatttttcaattttaatttcttattctttattttatttttatgttatcttttttttttcatccacacgtttcttttcttttcttttttcctctttttttctcctccacacctTTCCCTTATCTCtatcttcacttttctttttccttttgttctCTGGCACTTCGTCTAAGCTCTcttcactttattttttttcttttcttctcttcgtCTACTCCACTGGAGCtctcttcacttttctttttttcttttcttctcttcatcTACTCCACCGGAGCtctcttcacttttcttttttcttttttcttttctcctcttCGTCTACTCTAGAGCATTCAAGAAAGCTCtttataatttctttctctctctctcacacaaacaaattctctctcatacacacatAGATCACCGGCAGAGAAGTGGAGATCGTTGATATTGTGCTTCACCGTTGTTTTCTAATGAGAAGcaaagagagagtttttttctaaagagaagcaagagagagacaaagtgaagaagaaagagaaagaaaggaaagagaaaaaagtatttttttaattcaaccgGTATTATTTTAAGGGGAAATATTCTTTGCATAAGCTACAGTAGCTCTCCAGGCCTGGAGAGCTACTGTAgcaaatctgaaaaaaaaaaattagagatagAGAGGCTGTTGGAGGGCTTTTTTGGTGTGTTTGCTCTCCAAATTAGGCTAGCCTATTGAGATGCTCTAACTACCTCATCTACTGATTCTAATTGATattttgtggttttattttaacttgttaataaaagttacaaatcccttacctttttttattttttaacttataaaCTTGTAAGTGTGGTAACATGTATTTGTAAAGATCCATAATAAAATAGACAGGCTTctatcaaataattaaatctataaatatgaatatataatttttttttaaatagcagTAATCATAAAACGATACACTTGTATTAACTAGTAtcgaaatattttgtttttttaattaaaccgAAACGGCTTCCAGTACGGTATTGATTCCCTTGTTAAATGTTGGAAGCTTGAGGTGGTTAATTTGTAAGCCACCTTGAAGTGTCAATTTAAGTTTTGGAAAGTGATTTACGGTCCATTGggaccttctttttttttttttttggtgagaaaggaaataacatttttttttaaagtataagtTTAGTTTACTTAACCAATAGATCTAATgacacaagttttttttataatttgttaaaataCCATGTTGTGagtgttgaaaaataaaagtaatgttaaaaGTACATCTACATGAAAATGGTTGATCATCATTCACAGTCTATCATTTCACTAAGTTGTGGAAAGAATTATTCCCAAAATAAAGTTGTTGATGTAATGCATTTGGATTTTGGAGAGCATGAGCATGTACTTGtccaagataatatttatagtgCAGTCAATAGCATAGTAAAATATTGATTCATACATGTTTTAGAATTAAACATAGTCATcgtaaaattttattgttgcaTTGTATTCTTTAATCCTTTACTAATAAGTGTATTTCATTGTTATCCTTAACGACGGAAATTTAGATGTgtcaaaaaaaatgttaacagGATCGAAAATTTACACCCACAAAATTATCCACATTTAGGTGCAACTTGTCACACCTTCAAATATCATATATTTTCTACAATTATGCACACAAAACCACACTATTTAGTTGCTGATAAATTGTGGGAAAATGTAAGTAatgaatatgtatatatatccaaaataggaaatacaaaaacaaatggGCTGCAAATATTTCATGAATAAtacaaatatttttccaaaatccaaagcaacaaaaaggtaaaaataaaaaaaataaatcaccCAAACAAAGCAATAAAACCCAAGTGCAAATATACCCAAAGCCAACACCCTAAAGATCCAAACGCTATCTTTGTTACCCCTTCTAATAAACCCATCTAATCACTATCGTATGCCACGTAGAGTCATAGACCCATCAATAGATTCAAGACCAAGCACCTCGTGGAAAATAAAATCCACATTGTGATGTTAGTTTACTAATTAAATACAAGTATGAGTCTAATAGATGCATATTCTTAGATACAATACATTATATTctataattaaattacaaacaCATTGAATTGATCAAAGtacaaataatcaataaaaaaagtacataCAACATTATCTTTCGTgagtaatattaaatttaaatacaaatatGAGATTCAAGCAATATCTCagtaataatgataatgatatcATTTGTAGTGCTACACTGCTACGGTACATTTAGTTCAAACCTCACATTTCCCTCCCTCAATATCTATTAATACAGTGAATTTAAAGAACGGTTCCAATTAGTAACATTGCAATCTCTGGTTTCAGGCCAAGTAGGCCAAGTAGCCTCCCACTTTGCCTGATTAAAATCCACCATCAAATCCGAACACCCAGCCCAAGAAGACTTCTTGAATCCTCGAGTCCATATGACTAACTGCATGCCAAAAATCACAGTCCCATTGTCTCTATCCTTCCTTATGTCCTCCAACACCCAATCCTTCACCTCCCTTTTATCTCCTTCCAAACCCTTTGTGGAAAATTTGACACTCGTTGTCGTTTGACCAATAACTTCCGACTCTTCTTGTACTATCTTCGTAGAGTTCACAGCAAGTATATGATCTTTGTATGATACAAAACCCTCAACATGTTGGAATAGCGAATTGTTTACAAAAACTGGGGAATCGCCCGACTCAGGTACGTCTACGAAAATGGTGAATTCGGCTACCCATTCAGCAACCAATCGTGAATCTAAAGTTTGAAACTTGGGAACAGAGAAATTGTGAAGGATGACTTCAGGGATTTGTTCATGCTTTGAAAGCAAGTCCCATATGAGTATACATAGACACAATATTATTGCAAGTGTCACAATTAAATTCCATAACCAGGAAGACTTATCTTTGTTGGCCCAACTTGGACCTGTGGACCCATTAGACTGTGGTGGTGGGAAAGAGAAGTTGGAGTTGGAGGCCATGGTTAAAACTTCAAGGAATTAATGGCACGTGAAGGTTTTGTAAAGTTTTTAGAGAATGGCGCGCTTAAACAAGAAGAGCAAGGAGAGAAAAGCAATCGGAAGAGGAAGGCTAgaacagagagagaaaggtgCAATCGTATTAGTGATTCACATCATTCCTAGATATATATAGcataccaaaatatttaaattatagatAGTGGTTGGTCCATGCCTGTGTGAGTTGTTACTTGTTAATTTAGggatgttgtaaaattgttatgatattttgttatgtttgtagCGTATATCTAATGAGAATCAGAATTAGATTgatatttatatacaaaatcaAGCCTAACCTAAAGTTCTAAACCAACTCTACGGCAAATATAATCACAAAAACTAAACCAACTCTAACTGCTAGCAAAGCAACGGCTATAATTTCTGCGCTGTAGACAAAACAGCGTCATGAAAAGACAACAAACCCATTTATTGGAACAGATATTAAGTTTAGATACAAACTAGTTTGGGAAAAGATCCCTCCAAACCACTAGGTGACAACATAAAAGAGTTACATATTTCTTAGTCATGTGAGATGAACATGACCAACATAATAAGCTAGCTGCTTGGAGGATTGGTGCTTCAGTTGTCCACAATGATGTTTCTAGACCTAGTAGTCAACTGGCTAAACCGCGTATCAGACCCTGAATTTGGAAGTCTTCATAGAATTTCATGCATGGTGTACACCAAATGAGGCCAAAATGGAAAAGCAAAGGCCATGTCCACATAGTGTTTTTGTTCGAGATTGAGTTTTGTATCATAGGCCCAAGGTGTATTGGCTCTGCTATTGAAGCACAAGAGAGAGGGCCTTCTTTGTACAAAAAGCAAGTAAAGggttataagaaaattttcaaagttaaGCATCACGGTTCCCTAATGTCAATTCGGCATCCCAATTGGCCAACACTGGTGAATTTGTGACATTAAAACTTTACA
The sequence above is drawn from the Quercus robur chromosome 7, dhQueRobu3.1, whole genome shotgun sequence genome and encodes:
- the LOC126691016 gene encoding uncharacterized protein LOC126691016; protein product: MASNSNFSFPPPQSNGSTGPSWANKDKSSWLWNLIVTLAIILCLCILIWDLLSKHEQIPEVILHNFSVPKFQTLDSRLVAEWVAEFTIFVDVPESGDSPVFVNNSLFQHVEGFVSYKDHILAVNSTKIVQEESEVIGQTTTSVKFSTKGLEGDKREVKDWVLEDIRKDRDNGTVIFGMQLVIWTRGFKKSSWAGCSDLMVDFNQAKWEATWPTWPETRDCNVTNWNRSLNSLY